A single Sphingomonas sp. IW22 DNA region contains:
- a CDS encoding cation:proton antiporter — protein sequence MDELTKTPDLYIILLTAAGALIALVAWLPLVLKRLPLSLPIVCIVLGALAILTPLVRFDPSPLAHPVIAERFTEFVVIIALMGAGLKIDRPFSWRTWGVTWRLLGITMPLSIGAILLLGHYGLGLSLVASLLLGASLAPTDPVLASDIQVGPPQGGAEDEVRFGLTSEAGFNDGLAFPFVNLAIVMALSAGTGEPWLVDWLTYNVAWEIGAGALVGWIIGKAFGWLTFRMPGQSALAKTGDGLIAVSATFVSYGVTEMLHCYGFLAVFVTALTFRSAHRNHDFQREMHDLTEQVERLAMMVLLLLFGASLVTGLLRPVGWTDVLVALAIIFLVRPVSGLLGMWGTKTTGGERASIAFFGIRGVGSFYYLAYALNEADFAEAERLWGIVGLVALLSILIHGLTVTPLIRLLDRTHGRDPDAQHRKAVPPGGQIGPAGTPEKASD from the coding sequence ATGGACGAACTGACGAAGACGCCGGACCTTTACATCATCCTGCTGACCGCTGCCGGTGCCCTGATCGCGCTGGTCGCGTGGCTCCCACTGGTTCTGAAGCGCCTGCCGCTATCGCTGCCCATCGTCTGCATCGTGCTGGGTGCCTTGGCGATCCTGACGCCGCTGGTGCGGTTCGATCCGTCGCCGCTGGCCCATCCGGTCATTGCCGAACGATTCACTGAATTCGTCGTCATCATTGCGCTGATGGGCGCCGGTCTGAAGATCGACCGGCCCTTTTCCTGGCGGACCTGGGGCGTCACCTGGCGACTGCTGGGGATCACCATGCCGCTCAGCATCGGCGCGATCCTGTTGCTGGGTCATTATGGGCTGGGCCTGTCGCTGGTTGCGTCGCTGCTGCTGGGCGCGTCGCTGGCGCCGACCGATCCGGTGCTGGCATCGGACATTCAGGTCGGCCCGCCGCAGGGAGGCGCGGAGGATGAGGTCCGCTTCGGTCTGACATCCGAAGCGGGTTTCAATGACGGACTTGCCTTTCCCTTCGTCAATCTGGCGATCGTCATGGCGCTGTCGGCGGGCACGGGCGAGCCGTGGCTGGTCGACTGGCTGACCTATAATGTCGCGTGGGAAATCGGCGCCGGGGCGCTGGTCGGATGGATCATCGGCAAGGCGTTCGGCTGGCTGACCTTTCGCATGCCGGGGCAATCGGCGCTGGCCAAGACGGGCGACGGGCTGATCGCGGTGTCGGCCACGTTCGTCTCCTACGGCGTGACCGAGATGCTGCATTGCTACGGCTTTCTGGCGGTGTTCGTCACCGCGCTGACGTTCCGTTCCGCGCATCGCAACCACGATTTCCAGCGCGAGATGCATGACCTGACCGAACAGGTCGAACGTCTGGCGATGATGGTGCTGCTGCTGCTGTTCGGCGCCAGCCTTGTGACCGGGCTGTTGCGGCCGGTCGGCTGGACCGACGTGCTGGTGGCGCTGGCGATCATTTTCCTGGTCCGGCCCGTCAGCGGCTTGCTGGGCATGTGGGGCACCAAGACGACGGGTGGCGAGCGGGCGTCGATCGCGTTTTTCGGGATCCGCGGCGTCGGCAGCTTTTACTATCTGGCTTACGCCCTGAACGAAGCGGACTTTGCTGAGGCGGAGCGGCTTTGGGGCATTGTCGGGCTGGTCGCGCTGCTGTCGATCCTGATCCACGGGCTGACGGTGACGCCGCTGATCCGGTTGCTGGACCGCACCCACGGCCGCGACCCTGACGCCCAGCATCGAAAGGCGGTGCCGCCAGGCGGGCAGATCGGACCGGCGGGCACGCCGGAAAAGGCATCGGACTGA
- a CDS encoding Nif3-like dinuclear metal center hexameric protein — protein sequence MTPRELVERIIAQGTADGAPPPPVAGYRDTFKIGDPDVPITGIATTGMTTLRVLKRAVAERRNFIIPHEVTWFNDRDDPAGYVEDDPVYRAKKAFCEDHGLVIWRNHDLTHRMRPDQMFVGLLRQLGWAADATPLIGRLPTVTLPRPTTLAALAAHVVARCGAHAYRLAGPADMTVRKVAVGVGYAFPNFLTDPDVDVIVGGEAQEGTDSSLPTHDLIQFAADSTALGRPRGLVVLGRMATEDIGMQVVAEWIGSLAPDIPIAYLPAGEPFARPFAALAKRAASVALRLGQ from the coding sequence ATGACCCCGCGCGAACTGGTCGAACGCATCATCGCCCAGGGCACCGCGGACGGCGCCCCCCCGCCGCCCGTCGCCGGTTACCGCGACACGTTCAAGATCGGCGACCCGGATGTGCCGATCACAGGTATCGCCACCACCGGCATGACGACGCTGCGCGTGCTGAAGCGCGCGGTGGCGGAGCGGCGCAACTTCATCATCCCGCATGAAGTGACGTGGTTCAACGACCGCGACGATCCGGCGGGCTATGTCGAGGACGATCCCGTCTATCGCGCGAAGAAGGCGTTTTGCGAGGATCATGGGCTGGTGATCTGGCGCAACCACGACCTGACCCACCGGATGCGGCCCGACCAGATGTTCGTCGGCCTGTTGCGCCAGCTGGGCTGGGCGGCGGACGCGACGCCGCTGATCGGCCGGCTGCCCACGGTCACCCTGCCCCGCCCCACGACGCTGGCCGCCCTTGCCGCGCATGTCGTCGCCCGCTGCGGCGCGCATGCCTATCGACTGGCCGGACCGGCGGACATGACCGTGCGAAAGGTCGCGGTCGGGGTCGGCTATGCCTTTCCGAATTTCCTGACGGATCCGGATGTCGACGTGATCGTCGGCGGCGAAGCGCAGGAAGGCACCGACAGCAGCTTGCCCACGCACGACCTGATCCAGTTCGCCGCCGACTCCACGGCGCTGGGCCGACCGCGCGGGCTGGTCGTGCTGGGCCGCATGGCGACGGAGGATATCGGCATGCAGGTGGTGGCCGAATGGATCGGCTCCCTCGCCCCCGATATTCCGATCGCCTATCTGCCCGCTGGCGAGCCGTTCGCCCGCCCCTTTGCCGCTTTAGCCAAGCGGGCGGCGTCAGTCGCCCTGCGGCTGGGGCAGTAA
- a CDS encoding N-acetylmuramoyl-L-alanine amidase: MRHIPAPSPNHDERALPVSMIVLHYTGMETGAAALERLCDPAAKVSSHYLVEEDGRIFSLVDEERRAWHAGRSHWRGITDVNSASIGIEIVNPGHEWGYRDFPEEQVCAVIRLVAALKDRHQVTRGNVVGHSDIAPTRKKDPGERFPWSRLARLRLALPRPTRGLMDPHWNEASFLLALERFGYDVTEPRAAIMAFQRRFRPEMIDGEMDAECRMLLLALLLPQPQGD; this comes from the coding sequence GTGCTGCACTATACCGGCATGGAAACCGGTGCGGCGGCACTGGAGCGGTTGTGCGATCCGGCGGCCAAGGTGTCGTCGCATTATCTGGTCGAAGAGGATGGCCGCATCTTCTCGCTGGTCGATGAGGAACGCCGCGCATGGCATGCCGGTCGTTCGCACTGGCGCGGCATCACCGACGTCAATTCCGCCTCCATCGGGATCGAGATCGTCAATCCCGGCCATGAATGGGGGTATCGCGACTTTCCGGAGGAGCAGGTCTGTGCCGTGATCCGGCTGGTCGCGGCGTTGAAGGACCGGCATCAGGTGACGCGCGGCAATGTCGTCGGCCATTCGGACATCGCCCCCACGCGCAAGAAAGATCCTGGCGAGCGTTTCCCCTGGTCGCGGCTGGCGCGCCTGCGGCTTGCGCTGCCGCGCCCCACCCGCGGGTTGATGGACCCGCACTGGAACGAGGCCAGCTTTCTCCTGGCGCTGGAACGCTTCGGCTATGACGTGACCGAACCGCGCGCCGCGATCATGGCCTTTCAGCGGCGATTTCGCCCCGAAATGATCGATGGCGAAATGGACGCCGAATGTCGGATGCTGCTGCTGGCCCTGTTACTGCCCCAGCCGCAGGGCGACTGA
- a CDS encoding Nif3-like dinuclear metal center hexameric protein, with amino-acid sequence MSQKAGLTRRQVGIATIAAGTLGWRPALAATPTAADIVRRMADYRGDSWKPDGLDGFTAGDPQVPVSGVAVTAMPDLKTLQRAVAQGCNMVVSIESPLYARPPAPAVGDAASGPAQVAERLRADPTYRGKLHFIARNRMAVFRLSDNLGSGDDPLVQGIANTMGWQRYCSADNPRRFDIPRGSLAALAASVKRQLGVNGGMRVIGQGDHAVSRVLVVPSRIDPVAVVKQLPQADVLLAGDLREWELVEYLHDSWETDAPKSLIAVGRILSEQPGMLAAASWLRSVANVPVRPLMVEDPFWRLPA; translated from the coding sequence ATGTCACAGAAAGCCGGGTTGACCCGCCGACAAGTCGGGATCGCAACCATCGCTGCGGGTACGCTGGGCTGGCGCCCCGCACTGGCCGCGACGCCGACCGCCGCCGATATCGTGCGCCGCATGGCCGATTATCGCGGCGACTCGTGGAAGCCGGACGGGCTGGACGGCTTTACGGCAGGCGACCCGCAAGTGCCGGTCAGCGGCGTTGCGGTAACGGCGATGCCGGACCTGAAAACGCTGCAACGGGCCGTGGCCCAAGGCTGCAATATGGTCGTCAGCATCGAATCGCCGCTCTACGCCCGCCCGCCTGCTCCGGCAGTCGGGGATGCAGCCTCCGGTCCCGCACAGGTCGCGGAGCGGCTGCGGGCCGATCCGACCTATCGCGGCAAGCTGCACTTCATCGCGCGCAACCGCATGGCCGTTTTCCGGCTAAGCGACAATCTGGGCAGCGGCGACGATCCGCTGGTCCAGGGCATTGCAAACACGATGGGCTGGCAGCGCTATTGCAGCGCCGACAACCCCCGGCGTTTCGACATTCCGCGTGGCTCGCTGGCGGCGCTGGCGGCGTCGGTGAAGCGTCAGCTGGGCGTGAATGGCGGGATGCGCGTGATCGGTCAGGGCGACCACGCCGTCTCACGCGTGCTGGTGGTGCCAAGCCGGATCGACCCCGTTGCGGTGGTAAAGCAGCTGCCCCAGGCCGACGTGCTGCTGGCAGGCGACCTGCGCGAATGGGAACTGGTCGAATATCTGCATGACAGCTGGGAAACCGACGCGCCGAAATCGCTGATTGCGGTGGGCCGCATCCTGTCCGAACAGCCGGGCATGCTGGCGGCGGCATCGTGGTTGCGGTCGGTTGCGAACGTGCCCGTGCGGCCTTTGATGGTCGAAGACCCGTTCTGGAGGCTGCCGGCATGA